The following proteins are co-located in the Solanum pennellii chromosome 1, SPENNV200 genome:
- the LOC107013616 gene encoding QWRF motif-containing protein 6-like, producing the protein MSTVQRRQQPVDVPKENGGARVQQQQKQQQHPDIMQSRGGKMSSRPDTPSVTGTARIIPSRYRQTPQSVLRSSSTSNPGYASVSAAAKLLQEVTGTPINPCAVSCGDGVIVHKKLSKVSTSSAVDGCAAATESTSCPNSPVCTQRKQQHIKVPKDNGGTRAHQQQLADALQSKSSKISSRLDTPTVTGASRVVPSRYKFTPQSLNRHCPTNTPGGTISAADKLLREITATPINPCSVSQDDGALVSRKLSKVSTSPYVDSCATGTATTKGSSCPSSPLCPQNNKTRTLSAMRSSTSEIDRCLTERNRDSSVDECSSYKSASSTCARSLHLPTANNENSSSWLSLKQNDMFASKSSFKMGGLCLPPHPTSNKLGADAARKGRKGFSDQGEVHSLKLLYNHHLQWRFTNAKAEASMHSQRHESQSKLYSFAQQLSDLRKSVSQKRAELGVLRRIKTLSTIVESQLPCLGEWANLEEDYSTSLSGTTDALRNCSLRLPIGTEVHVDIKELGNALSSSTKVMEMIGLQIQNFMQKAEETESLVSELARVSGGEKALVEECGDLLMKTYISQVTEWSLRGQMIQMHQNNLYQVQKE; encoded by the coding sequence ATGTCCACTGTTCAAAGAAGGCAGCAACCTGTAGATGTTCCGAAGGAAAATGGAGGTGCTAGAgtacagcaacaacaaaaacaacaacaacacccaGATATTATGCAGTCAAGGGGTGGGAAGATGTCCTCCAGGCCTGACACCCCTTCAGTGACAGGTACTGCTAGGATTATTCCATCTAGATATAGGCAAACTCCTCAGTCTGTACTCCGTTCTAGTTCAACGAGTAATCCTGGATATGCATCAGTCAGTGCGGCTGCTAAACTGTTGCAGGAGGTTACGGGTACTCCTATAAATCCTTGTGCAGTGTCCTGTGGTGATGGAGTAATTGTCCATAAAAAGCTCTCGAAAGTTTCAACAAGCAGTGCTGTAGATGGCTGTGCTGCTGCTACTGAGAGCACTTCATGCCCGAATTCTCCAGTATGCACTCAGAGAAAGCAGCAGCACATTAAAGTTCCCAAGGACAATGGAGGCACCAGAGCACATCAACAACAACTTGCAGATGCTTTGCAGTCAAAAAGTAGTAAGATCTCCTCAAGACTTGACACACCTACCGTGACTGGTGCTTCTAGGGTTGTCCCATCTAGATATAAGTTCACTCCTCAGTCTTTGAACCGTCACTGTCCAACCAATACTCCTGGAGGAACAATTAGTGCGGCTGACAAACTATTACGGGAGATTACTGCTACACCTATAAATCCTTGCTCGGTGTCGCAGGATGACGGAGCATTAGTCTCCAGAAAGCTTTCAAAAGTTTCAACTAGTCCTTATGTGGATTCTTGTGCCACTGGTACTGCTACTACTAAGGGAAGTTCATGCCCGAGTTCTCCACTTTGCCCTCAAAACAATAAGACGCGGACATTATCAGCAATGAGGTCTTCTACTTCTGAGATTGATAGATGTCTCACGGAGAGAAATAGAGACAGTTCAGTTGATGAATGCAGTTCATATAAATCTGCATCCTCTACTTGCGCTCGTTCACTGCATTTGCCAACAGCCAATAACGAAAACTCCTCCTCTTGGCTATCTCTTAAACAAAATGACATGTTTGCTTCAAAATCATCTTTCAAAATGGGGGGCCTTTGCTTGCCTCCACATCCAACTTCCAATAAATTGGGAGCAGATGCTGCTAGGAAAGGGAGGAAGGGTTTCAGTGATCAGGGAGAAGTGCATTCACTGAAGTTGCTCTACAATCATCACCTTCAATGGCGATTTACAAACGCCAAAGCAGAGGCTTCCATGCACTCCCAAAGACATGAGAGCCAGAGCAAACTTTATTCCTTTGCACAACAATTATCAGATCTACGCAAATCTGTAAGCCAGAAACGCGCTGAACTTGGGGTTTTGAGAAGGATCAAAACTTTATCCACTATTGTTGAATCACAATTACCATGTCTTGGTGAATGGGCTAACCTGGAAGAGGATTACTCAACTTCTCTGTCAGGTACAACTGATGCCTTACGCAATTGCTCTCTGAGACTTCCTATTGGCACGgaagttcatgttgatataaAAGAGTTAGGAAATGCTCTTAGTTCATCTACAAAGGTGATGGAAATGATCGGTTTGCAAATTCAGAACTTTATGCAAAAGGCAGAAGAAACAGAAAGTTTAGTCTCTGAACTAGCTAGGGTGAGTGGTGGAGAGAAAGCTCTTGTTGAGGAATGTGGGGATTTATTAATGAAGACATATATTTCACAGGTGACAGAATGGAGTTTAAGGGGACAGATGATTCAAATGCATCAGAACAACCTTTATCAAGTTCAGAAAGAATGA